In Propionispora hippei DSM 15287, a single window of DNA contains:
- a CDS encoding phage tail protein translates to MILTPVTELDAVNEIIGAIGESPVNSIENPTNVDVINAIRLLNLTNRQVQAKGWSFNIIESYTLNPDIFTKKIRWMDNFLFIRGTDGTRYVKRGDYLYDFDNQTDTFENNIEVECILLVPFEDMPEPMKQYITAKAAREFQVRYLGDSALTEELARYEMEAWRDLQEYELELNNFNMLDMTGVQQLRRR, encoded by the coding sequence GTGATTCTGACTCCTGTTACTGAATTGGATGCTGTAAATGAAATCATCGGGGCCATTGGTGAATCCCCGGTAAACTCTATCGAAAACCCGACAAACGTGGATGTCATTAATGCAATCCGCTTATTGAACCTCACGAATCGCCAAGTACAAGCCAAAGGATGGTCTTTCAATATCATTGAGAGTTACACTCTGAACCCAGATATATTCACTAAGAAAATCCGATGGATGGATAACTTCCTATTTATTAGAGGTACTGATGGTACTCGGTATGTAAAGCGTGGGGATTATCTCTACGACTTCGATAATCAGACCGATACCTTTGAAAATAATATTGAAGTTGAATGTATCCTATTGGTTCCCTTCGAGGACATGCCAGAACCAATGAAACAATATATCACAGCGAAGGCCGCTAGGGAGTTCCAAGTGCGTTATCTCGGTGACTCCGCTCTGACTGAAGAGTTGGCTCGGTACGAGATGGAAGCATGGCGAGACCTTCAGGAGTACGAGTTGGAACTGAACAATTTCAATATGCTGGACATGACAGGAGTTCAGCAGTTACGGAGGCGATAA
- a CDS encoding phage nozzle protein yields MGLYSQTIKNLVSGISQQPPILRLPEQLEYQENGMSTEASGLQKRPPTIHIASLLSSAIAPGVKPLVHLINRDEYEQYVVLFNGSEVHVWDAKGNKKTVNYATGAQGYITTTNPRRKLKAITVADYTFIVNIDKITAMTSEVTPNVWATQGALINVKQGQYGRKYEIIVNGTSVATFTTPDGSQSAHSTQIDTNYIATQLKTGLTTAGYTVTQGEGWLYFYKAGVTISTLETKDGFNNNAMIGILKTVQKFSNLPAQAPDGFIVEVLGEPGSGADDYYVKYDAVDKVWKETAKPGIQCTFDASTMPFVLVREADYTFTLKPADWVKRKTGDDDSNPLPSFIGQKINDLFFFRNRLGFIAGENVILSKAGEFFQFWMSSAVELQDTDPIDLAVSHNTVSILYHAVPFAEELLLFSAQTQFVLRAEGILSPKNARLDQVTEFGCNTYTRPVGAGRRVYFPAERAQYTSIKEFYAVQDVTNVKNAQDITSHVPSYIPNGVYRLISSTIENILLILTEGAEDKIYVYKYLFVDEQRIQASWSHWTFNGGKILGGGFIGSQLYLVIQRDSGLFLEKMSFTYNTKDYDDEPYRVFLDRKAIAAPIPAQNYDSVNDMTTFDFKNVYGGSVAAGTYGLVTPDGLFRSYSSSEMTNGTVKLQGNWTGQKMTVGQLYNWKFSFSEIMLKQQDDRGTRADTEGRLQLRNFWVNYVESGYFKATVEHFDKQTFTYEMTARILGSGRNYLNRMPSETGIFKFPVQSLSANCRISIESTYPTPVSIIGAGWEGNYYRRSQRL; encoded by the coding sequence ATGGGCCTGTACTCACAGACCATTAAGAATCTCGTCTCCGGTATTAGCCAACAGCCTCCTATTCTACGACTCCCGGAACAGTTGGAATACCAAGAGAACGGTATGTCCACGGAAGCCAGCGGTCTCCAGAAACGTCCTCCCACCATTCACATCGCCTCCCTTCTATCTTCTGCAATTGCTCCTGGAGTAAAACCATTGGTGCATCTTATCAACCGGGATGAATATGAGCAGTACGTTGTCTTATTCAACGGTTCTGAGGTTCACGTCTGGGATGCCAAAGGAAATAAAAAGACAGTCAACTATGCAACAGGAGCGCAAGGCTATATCACTACTACGAACCCACGGAGAAAACTCAAGGCTATCACAGTAGCAGACTATACGTTCATTGTAAACATTGACAAGATAACTGCCATGACTTCTGAGGTTACTCCGAATGTGTGGGCCACTCAAGGAGCCTTAATAAATGTCAAACAGGGTCAATATGGACGAAAGTATGAAATCATCGTCAATGGGACTTCTGTCGCTACCTTTACGACTCCCGATGGTTCTCAATCCGCTCATAGTACACAGATTGACACCAACTACATCGCTACGCAGTTGAAGACAGGTCTCACCACGGCTGGCTACACAGTTACCCAAGGTGAGGGCTGGCTTTATTTTTATAAGGCTGGCGTGACTATTTCAACCTTAGAGACAAAGGATGGCTTCAATAATAACGCTATGATTGGGATTCTGAAGACCGTCCAAAAGTTCTCCAATTTACCGGCACAGGCTCCCGATGGGTTCATTGTGGAAGTCCTCGGAGAACCCGGAAGTGGTGCTGATGATTACTATGTGAAATACGATGCGGTAGATAAAGTATGGAAAGAGACTGCAAAACCGGGAATACAATGTACTTTTGATGCCTCCACCATGCCGTTTGTATTGGTTCGCGAAGCCGACTATACGTTCACTTTGAAACCTGCTGATTGGGTCAAACGGAAGACCGGGGATGATGACTCAAACCCTCTCCCTTCCTTCATTGGACAGAAGATTAATGACCTATTCTTCTTCAGGAACCGCTTGGGCTTCATCGCTGGAGAGAATGTTATCTTGTCGAAGGCCGGGGAGTTCTTTCAGTTCTGGATGAGTTCCGCTGTGGAACTTCAGGATACAGACCCGATTGACTTGGCAGTTAGTCACAATACTGTCTCCATTTTGTATCACGCTGTTCCCTTCGCAGAGGAACTCTTGCTATTCTCCGCTCAGACTCAGTTCGTCCTCCGAGCCGAAGGTATTTTAAGTCCTAAGAACGCTCGACTTGACCAAGTGACTGAATTTGGCTGTAATACCTATACTCGTCCTGTAGGCGCAGGTCGAAGGGTTTACTTTCCGGCTGAAAGAGCGCAATATACCTCAATTAAAGAGTTTTATGCGGTTCAGGATGTAACCAACGTGAAGAACGCACAGGACATCACAAGTCATGTACCTTCGTATATTCCAAATGGTGTTTATCGGCTAATCTCCTCGACCATTGAGAATATCCTGCTGATTCTAACCGAAGGGGCTGAAGACAAAATTTATGTCTATAAGTACCTCTTTGTAGATGAGCAACGGATTCAGGCTTCATGGTCTCATTGGACATTCAACGGTGGAAAGATTCTGGGAGGCGGCTTCATCGGCTCTCAGTTGTACCTTGTGATTCAAAGAGATTCAGGGCTGTTCCTTGAAAAGATGTCCTTTACCTACAACACAAAGGATTATGACGATGAGCCTTATCGTGTCTTTCTTGACCGCAAAGCAATTGCCGCTCCTATCCCGGCCCAGAACTATGACAGTGTAAATGACATGACCACGTTCGACTTCAAGAATGTCTATGGCGGCTCTGTTGCGGCTGGAACCTATGGTCTCGTCACTCCAGATGGTCTATTCCGTTCCTACAGTTCCTCAGAGATGACTAATGGAACCGTAAAGTTGCAAGGTAACTGGACAGGCCAAAAGATGACTGTGGGCCAGTTATATAACTGGAAATTCTCATTTTCGGAAATCATGCTGAAGCAACAGGATGACCGAGGGACAAGAGCAGATACTGAAGGCCGACTCCAACTGCGGAACTTCTGGGTCAACTATGTGGAATCTGGGTACTTCAAGGCCACTGTGGAACACTTCGACAAGCA